In Arthrobacter sp. B3I9, the following are encoded in one genomic region:
- the pta gene encoding phosphate acetyltransferase, which produces MAKGIYVSATTPGSGKSLVALGLADTLHRHADRIGFFKPVVNGPDVAADPMVALMKSRFDLDDDRCRGALTFAEVRGLLAEGKREEIDSRCVEIFAEMSRQCDVVIVEGTDLTGQDAAVEFDLNARLANNLAAPVVAVVGAKGLSVAEAADAVEVARKELLAERCSLLAIMVNRAEPASMDAIAAAVKPGSSGRPVYVLPELEDIARPTTGEVASALGLGQVAGLPDLERDVHSVKVAAMSVANFLHVLDDGALVIVPGDRADVLVACLASSLSPEFPVPSALILTGGLAPEANIYSLLAQAPFPVFTAADDTYVTAKRVSEVRSEIWSGHRRKVASALGLWSRRVDEAELIERLHLPRPERMTPLRFLHELIERARSQRRHIVLPEGKDARILRAAEILRRRDVCELTVLGRESDVREVASTQGIDLTGINIIDPASSELREGFAQEYAKLRAHKGVDLAKAQEVLLDGSYFGTMMVQLGVVDGMVSGAAHTTAHTIRPALEFVKTSDGVKIVSSVFLMLMPDRVLVYGDCAVNPEPDAEQLADIALASAGTAAQFGVEPRVAMLSYSTGGSGTGEAVDRVRQATEFVRSKRPDLPVEGPIQYDAAVDAAIAESKMPGSSVAGQATVFIFPDLNTGNNTYKAVQQSSGAVAVGPVLQGLRKPVNDLSRGCTVEDIVNTVAITAIQAQSPEKSPENRSAAPSSAETPAAQNQPTEAKA; this is translated from the coding sequence ATGGCTAAAGGTATTTACGTCAGCGCGACCACTCCGGGCTCGGGCAAGTCGTTGGTTGCGCTCGGCCTGGCGGACACCCTGCACCGGCATGCGGACCGTATCGGGTTCTTCAAGCCTGTGGTTAATGGCCCGGATGTTGCCGCGGACCCGATGGTCGCCTTGATGAAGTCCCGGTTTGACCTCGACGACGACCGCTGCCGGGGCGCACTGACGTTCGCCGAGGTCCGCGGGCTGCTCGCCGAAGGCAAACGCGAGGAAATCGACTCCCGCTGCGTGGAGATTTTCGCCGAAATGTCCCGGCAATGCGATGTCGTGATTGTTGAGGGGACCGACCTGACCGGCCAGGACGCCGCCGTCGAGTTCGACCTCAACGCCCGGCTGGCGAACAACCTCGCCGCACCCGTGGTCGCCGTCGTCGGGGCGAAGGGCCTGAGCGTGGCCGAGGCCGCCGACGCCGTCGAGGTGGCCCGCAAGGAGCTCCTGGCCGAGCGCTGCTCGCTCCTGGCCATCATGGTCAACCGTGCCGAGCCCGCCTCCATGGACGCGATCGCCGCCGCAGTGAAGCCGGGCAGTTCCGGCCGGCCCGTCTATGTCCTTCCGGAGCTCGAGGACATCGCCCGTCCCACCACGGGGGAAGTGGCCTCGGCCTTGGGCCTCGGCCAGGTGGCAGGGCTGCCGGACCTGGAACGCGACGTGCATTCCGTCAAGGTTGCTGCCATGAGCGTCGCCAACTTCCTGCATGTGCTCGACGACGGCGCGCTGGTGATCGTGCCGGGCGACCGGGCGGACGTGCTGGTCGCCTGCCTCGCGTCCTCCCTCTCGCCGGAGTTCCCCGTGCCGTCGGCGCTGATCCTCACCGGCGGGCTTGCCCCCGAGGCCAACATCTACTCCCTGCTGGCCCAGGCACCGTTCCCCGTGTTCACCGCCGCGGACGACACCTATGTCACCGCCAAACGGGTCTCAGAGGTGCGAAGCGAAATCTGGTCCGGGCACCGCCGGAAGGTAGCCTCCGCGCTGGGGCTCTGGTCCAGGCGCGTTGACGAGGCCGAACTGATCGAACGGCTGCATCTGCCGCGCCCCGAACGGATGACGCCGCTGCGCTTCCTGCACGAGCTGATCGAGCGGGCGCGCTCGCAGCGCCGGCACATCGTCCTGCCCGAAGGCAAGGACGCCCGGATCCTGCGGGCGGCCGAGATCCTACGCCGCCGCGACGTCTGCGAGCTGACCGTCCTCGGCCGTGAATCCGACGTCCGCGAGGTCGCGTCCACCCAGGGCATCGACCTCACCGGCATCAACATCATCGATCCGGCCAGCTCGGAGCTCCGCGAGGGGTTCGCGCAGGAGTACGCCAAACTGCGGGCGCACAAGGGCGTCGACCTGGCCAAAGCCCAGGAAGTCCTGCTGGACGGCAGCTATTTCGGCACCATGATGGTCCAGCTGGGCGTGGTGGACGGCATGGTCTCCGGGGCGGCGCACACCACCGCGCACACCATCCGGCCGGCGCTGGAGTTCGTGAAGACCAGCGACGGCGTCAAGATCGTCTCCTCGGTGTTCCTGATGCTGATGCCGGACCGGGTGCTGGTGTACGGCGACTGCGCCGTGAACCCGGAGCCCGACGCCGAGCAACTGGCAGACATCGCCCTGGCCTCGGCCGGAACTGCAGCCCAGTTCGGCGTGGAGCCGCGGGTGGCCATGCTCTCCTACTCCACGGGCGGCTCCGGAACCGGTGAGGCCGTGGACAGGGTCCGGCAGGCCACCGAATTCGTCCGGAGCAAGCGGCCGGACCTCCCGGTGGAAGGACCCATCCAGTACGACGCCGCCGTCGACGCCGCCATCGCCGAATCAAAGATGCCCGGCTCCTCGGTGGCCGGGCAGGCGACCGTTTTCATCTTCCCGGACCTGAACACCGGCAACAACACCTACAAGGCTGTCCAGCAGTCCTCCGGAGCCGTCGCCGTCGGGCCCGTGCTGCAGGGGCTGCGCAAACCCGTCAACGACCTGTCCCGCGGCTGCACCGTCGAGGACATTGTCAACACGGTGGCCATCACCGCCATCCAGGCCCAATCCCCGGAAAAATCCCCGGAAAACCGGTCCGCCGCCCCCAGCTCCGCCGAAACCCCGGCCGCGCAAAACCAGCCCACGGAAGCCAAGGCTTAG
- a CDS encoding acetate kinase produces the protein MLVLVINSGSSSLKYQVRDVEAGSVLAEGLVERIGMGNGGDGDGEIVGPRDHAEALEQVDADIHAALGERELDAVGHRVVHGGERFAEPVLVNNEITRAIERLNPLAPLHNPANVLGIRAITKKWPDLPQVAVFDTAFHRRTLPEHAWRYAVPDELYTNHGIRRYGFHGTSQEYVAHRAAALLDVPLDEFDAVIAHLGNGASVTAIRGGESIDTSMGFTPLEGLVMGTRSGDLDPSILVFLARAGWSPEDLDSMLNRQSGLKALAGNNDMRSVVEAAEAGNARAAMALAVASYRLAKYIGGYHVAVGGAKALVFTAGIGENSHQFRALVAERLGALGVELDAGLNGERSKEPRVISTPASALPVLVVPTDEERAIAEATAAVVSAASIAP, from the coding sequence ATGCTCGTGCTCGTCATCAACTCAGGCTCGTCCTCGCTCAAGTACCAGGTCCGCGATGTCGAAGCCGGCAGCGTGCTGGCCGAGGGGCTGGTCGAAAGAATCGGCATGGGCAACGGCGGCGACGGCGACGGCGAAATCGTGGGCCCCCGGGACCATGCCGAAGCCCTGGAACAGGTGGACGCCGACATCCACGCGGCGCTGGGGGAGCGGGAGCTGGACGCCGTCGGCCACCGCGTCGTGCACGGCGGGGAACGCTTCGCCGAGCCTGTGCTGGTCAACAACGAGATCACCCGGGCCATCGAACGGCTCAACCCGCTCGCGCCGCTGCACAACCCGGCGAACGTCCTCGGGATCCGCGCCATCACGAAGAAGTGGCCGGACCTGCCCCAGGTCGCCGTGTTCGACACTGCTTTCCACCGCCGCACCTTGCCCGAGCACGCCTGGCGCTACGCCGTGCCGGACGAGTTGTACACCAACCACGGCATCCGCCGCTACGGATTCCATGGCACCTCGCAGGAGTATGTGGCGCACCGGGCCGCCGCGCTGCTCGATGTCCCGCTGGACGAGTTCGACGCCGTCATCGCCCACCTGGGCAACGGGGCCTCCGTCACCGCAATCCGAGGTGGCGAGTCCATCGACACCTCAATGGGCTTCACTCCGCTGGAGGGCCTCGTCATGGGCACGCGATCCGGTGACCTGGACCCGTCTATCCTGGTCTTCCTCGCCCGCGCCGGCTGGTCCCCGGAGGACCTCGATTCCATGCTCAACCGGCAGTCAGGCCTCAAAGCGCTTGCTGGCAACAACGACATGCGCTCCGTCGTCGAGGCAGCCGAGGCCGGAAATGCGAGGGCGGCCATGGCCCTCGCCGTCGCGTCCTACCGGTTGGCGAAATACATCGGCGGCTACCATGTGGCGGTCGGCGGTGCGAAGGCCCTCGTGTTCACGGCCGGGATCGGCGAGAACTCGCACCAGTTCCGCGCGCTGGTCGCGGAGCGGCTCGGGGCCCTCGGCGTGGAGCTCGACGCAGGCCTGAATGGTGAGCGCTCCAAAGAGCCGCGGGTGATTTCCACTCCGGCGTCCGCCCTGCCGGTGCTCGTGGTGCCCACCGATGAGGAACGCGCGATCGCCGAGGCCACGGCCGCCGTCGTCAGCGCCGCATCGATTGCTCCGTAA
- a CDS encoding GNAT family N-acetyltransferase, with translation MTELDLPIRTGRLVLRRFKGSDLDAYHAYHSLPETARFLPGEAKSYTQSMECVGRYANFVFEKEGDWVCLAIEAAGVPDVLLGEVVLKWLPGRGQAEIGWSLAPEARGRGIGTEAAGALLKLGFEDLGFHRIDAKLDGLNTASAALCERLGMRLESRQVDKWHYKNQWATEVVYAILADEWTSRQPG, from the coding sequence ATGACAGAACTCGACTTGCCCATCCGTACGGGGCGGCTGGTGCTGCGCCGCTTCAAGGGATCGGACCTGGACGCGTACCACGCCTACCACTCGCTGCCCGAGACTGCGCGCTTCCTGCCCGGTGAGGCCAAGAGCTACACGCAGTCGATGGAGTGCGTGGGCAGGTACGCCAATTTCGTCTTCGAGAAGGAAGGCGACTGGGTCTGCCTGGCCATCGAGGCCGCAGGGGTGCCGGACGTGCTGCTCGGGGAGGTGGTGCTGAAATGGCTGCCCGGCCGCGGACAGGCCGAGATCGGCTGGAGCCTGGCGCCGGAGGCGCGGGGCAGGGGCATCGGCACGGAGGCCGCCGGGGCGCTGCTGAAACTCGGCTTCGAGGACCTGGGATTCCACCGGATCGATGCCAAGCTCGATGGCCTGAATACCGCCTCGGCCGCCCTGTGCGAACGCCTTGGCATGCGGCTGGAATCGCGGCAGGTGGACAAGTGGCACTACAAGAACCAATGGGCCACGGAAGTCGTCTACGCCATCCTCGCGGACGAATGGACGTCCCGGCAGCCCGGGTAG
- a CDS encoding peptidoglycan-binding protein has product MEFALSTEQELTPLSDEELMSQAGTALPDKEVASVLDLNADLDLGISAAAPIDLGVAANANVAAPIDAAASANVLSFGSESQALADQGTIINQGVTGDATADSAQDSVIDQGAATDAGTDTGTASPAPTDAGTTAGAGTTLDAGTLLAATTDGLLPDGGILPDGTAPDLGAAAGAAGALNGNLLNVNVNLDADAGIAAPINGAVAANANVAAPIDAAVGANIGSIDSNAVAVAQQDAIINQDIHGDATASADQQSDLKQ; this is encoded by the coding sequence ATGGAGTTTGCCTTGAGCACCGAGCAGGAACTGACACCGCTGTCCGACGAAGAGCTGATGTCCCAGGCCGGGACCGCGCTGCCTGACAAGGAGGTGGCGTCCGTCCTCGACCTGAACGCCGACCTGGACCTGGGCATCAGCGCCGCGGCCCCGATCGACCTCGGCGTCGCAGCCAACGCGAACGTCGCCGCACCGATCGACGCCGCCGCCTCCGCCAACGTCCTGTCCTTCGGCTCCGAGTCCCAGGCCCTCGCGGACCAGGGAACCATCATCAACCAGGGCGTCACAGGCGATGCGACGGCGGATTCCGCGCAGGACAGCGTCATCGACCAGGGCGCGGCCACGGACGCCGGGACGGATACCGGTACTGCCTCCCCGGCCCCGACGGACGCCGGCACAACTGCTGGCGCCGGGACGACGCTCGACGCCGGCACGCTCCTTGCCGCAACCACCGACGGACTGCTGCCCGACGGCGGGATCCTCCCCGACGGCACGGCACCGGATCTCGGCGCGGCCGCTGGTGCCGCGGGTGCCCTGAACGGCAACCTGCTCAACGTGAACGTCAACCTCGACGCCGACGCCGGCATCGCCGCGCCGATCAACGGTGCCGTCGCGGCGAACGCCAACGTCGCCGCACCGATCGATGCCGCCGTCGGCGCCAACATCGGTTCCATCGACAGCAACGCCGTCGCCGTCGCGCAACAGGACGCCATCATCAACCAGGACATCCACGGTGATGCCACTGCCTCAGCCGACCAGCAGTCCGACCTGAAGCAGTAA
- a CDS encoding NAD(P)/FAD-dependent oxidoreductase, translating into MAGRSFEVVIIGGGNAGISLAARLHRYGVKDVAVVDPGETHFYQPLFSHIAGGRAKASEAVRPLGSVMPRGVEWIRDGATDIDPAGNTVSLASGDQLGFGQLVVCPGLQLDWDKIPGMAEAVQSPFGASHYEYSLAPKAWTLLSGLTSGTAVFTMPAGPIKCGGAAQKPMYLACDYWREQGVLQDIRVVMVQPTRTVFGVPGVDDELNRKIAEYGIELRCNSEVTSVDAAGQTAWIRDNATGATEELRYDVLNAVPPQSAPDWLKATELPAPGDAGGFVEVDPQTLRHVRFPNIWSLGDAAATTNSKSGGALRKQTKVLAKNLVAARKGKPLPQKYDGYSVCPFTVSRSTVVFAEFDDQYKPKPSIPKVHTWKESRASWVVDRDIFPQVYWNLILKGRA; encoded by the coding sequence GTGGCCGGGCGGTCCTTTGAAGTAGTGATCATCGGCGGCGGCAACGCCGGAATCTCCCTGGCGGCGCGCCTGCACCGCTACGGGGTGAAGGATGTGGCGGTGGTCGACCCGGGGGAAACGCACTTCTACCAGCCGCTGTTCTCCCATATCGCCGGCGGCCGGGCCAAGGCCTCGGAGGCGGTCAGGCCGCTGGGATCCGTCATGCCCCGCGGCGTGGAGTGGATCCGGGACGGCGCGACGGACATAGACCCGGCGGGGAACACCGTATCCCTTGCCTCGGGCGACCAGCTGGGGTTCGGCCAGCTGGTGGTCTGCCCCGGCCTGCAGCTGGACTGGGACAAGATCCCGGGCATGGCCGAGGCGGTCCAGTCCCCCTTCGGTGCGTCCCATTACGAATACAGCCTGGCACCCAAGGCCTGGACGTTGCTCAGCGGCCTCACCTCCGGCACCGCCGTCTTCACCATGCCGGCCGGTCCCATCAAATGCGGCGGTGCCGCGCAAAAACCCATGTACCTGGCCTGCGATTACTGGCGCGAGCAGGGAGTGCTGCAGGACATCCGGGTGGTGATGGTGCAGCCAACCCGCACGGTGTTCGGCGTGCCCGGCGTGGATGACGAGCTGAACCGGAAGATTGCCGAGTACGGCATTGAACTGCGCTGCAACAGCGAGGTCACGTCGGTGGACGCCGCCGGGCAGACGGCGTGGATCCGGGACAACGCAACGGGCGCCACCGAGGAGCTGCGCTACGACGTGCTCAACGCCGTTCCGCCGCAGTCGGCCCCGGACTGGCTCAAAGCCACCGAGCTGCCGGCACCGGGTGATGCCGGCGGGTTCGTGGAAGTGGACCCGCAGACCCTCCGGCATGTCCGTTTCCCCAACATCTGGTCCCTCGGGGACGCCGCGGCCACCACCAACTCCAAGTCGGGCGGGGCGCTGCGCAAGCAAACGAAAGTGCTGGCAAAGAACCTGGTCGCGGCCCGGAAAGGCAAGCCCCTGCCGCAAAAATACGACGGGTACTCCGTGTGCCCCTTCACGGTCTCCCGCTCCACGGTGGTATTCGCCGAATTCGATGACCAGTACAAGCCCAAGCCCTCCATCCCCAAGGTGCACACGTGGAAGGAGAGCCGTGCCTCATGGGTGGTGGACCGGGACATCTTCCCCCAGGTCTACTGGAACCTGATCCTCAAGGGCCGCGCCTAG
- a CDS encoding DUF2945 domain-containing protein: MSLSKGTPVEWNTPQGPTHGTVVEKKVSDFELDGHTHRASEDEPQYVVESAKTGARAAHKGSALTEKK, from the coding sequence ATGTCGCTGAGTAAGGGAACACCGGTGGAATGGAACACGCCCCAGGGCCCCACGCACGGAACGGTTGTGGAGAAGAAAGTCAGCGACTTCGAACTGGACGGGCACACCCACCGGGCCAGCGAGGACGAGCCCCAGTATGTCGTGGAGTCGGCCAAAACCGGTGCCAGGGCCGCGCACAAAGGCTCTGCCCTGACGGAAAAGAAATAA
- a CDS encoding S9 family peptidase → MTHIPSQPTALNEPQPPVARKVPFLRTHHGDSFVDNYEWLRQKDSAEVVDLLKAENAYQESVTAHQEPLREAIFQEIKGRTQETDLSVPNRKDGWWYYTRSVEGKEYGIQCRVRAQDTEDRVADWTPPAVEAGVEVPGEEVLLDGNVEAEGKPFFSVGGAAVTVDGTLYAYAVDNSGDERFTLRVKDLRTGALLPDVIENVFYGIAFSPDGTRIFYTVVDDSWRPYQVKSHVLGTPVADDEVLYQEDDVAMWLGFELSADRRHLVLSIGCSEFSETRLLRFDAPEGGLSTVISRAERILYEAEPFLLDGEERLLLTHNRDAVNSMISLVDPGELAKPVAEQHWTTVVGHSDEVRVNGAGVTATHVFVSVRKDTIERVQVLALAGLGTPAQAAPVEPAFEEELYTAEVAGSDYDAPVIRMGYTSYFTPTRVYDFVLPTAGKPDGELLLRKESPVLGGYTPGDYVASREWAVAADGTRIPLSVLRHASVKQDSTAAGLVYGYGSYELSMDPGFAIPRLSLLDRGVVFVIAHVRGGGELGRHWYENGKKLHKKNTFTDFIAATDWLARSGWVDPARVAAMGGSAGGLLMGAVANLAPEKYAAIVAAVPFVDALTTILDPELPLSALEWEEWGNPITDADVYAYMKSYTPYENVRRAPYPKIAAVTSFNDTRVLYVEPAKWVQRLREETTGSEPVVMKIEMDGGHGGASGRYVHWRERAWDYAFVADSLGASELLPGAGPK, encoded by the coding sequence ATGACCCACATCCCGTCGCAGCCCACTGCGCTGAACGAACCGCAGCCTCCCGTCGCCAGGAAGGTCCCCTTCCTCCGCACGCACCACGGCGATTCGTTCGTGGACAACTACGAGTGGCTGCGCCAGAAGGACTCTGCGGAAGTCGTGGACCTGCTCAAGGCGGAAAACGCCTACCAGGAGTCGGTGACCGCCCACCAGGAGCCGCTGCGCGAGGCCATCTTCCAGGAGATCAAGGGGCGCACGCAGGAGACGGACCTTTCCGTGCCCAACCGCAAGGACGGCTGGTGGTACTACACGCGTTCGGTCGAAGGCAAGGAATACGGCATCCAGTGCCGCGTGCGTGCCCAGGACACCGAGGACCGGGTGGCGGACTGGACTCCCCCCGCCGTTGAGGCCGGCGTCGAGGTTCCCGGTGAGGAAGTCCTGCTGGACGGCAACGTTGAGGCGGAGGGAAAGCCCTTCTTTTCGGTGGGGGGCGCCGCCGTGACCGTCGACGGGACCCTTTACGCCTACGCCGTGGACAACTCCGGCGACGAGCGCTTCACGCTGCGCGTCAAGGACCTCCGGACCGGCGCGCTCCTTCCTGACGTGATCGAAAACGTCTTTTACGGCATCGCGTTTTCGCCGGACGGAACCCGGATCTTCTACACCGTGGTGGACGACTCATGGCGGCCCTACCAGGTGAAGTCCCACGTCCTCGGCACACCCGTCGCCGACGACGAGGTCCTTTATCAGGAGGACGACGTCGCGATGTGGCTCGGATTCGAACTCTCGGCCGACCGACGCCACCTGGTGCTGAGCATCGGCTGCTCCGAGTTCAGCGAAACCAGGCTGCTGCGGTTCGACGCGCCGGAGGGCGGGCTCAGCACCGTCATTTCGCGCGCGGAACGCATCCTGTACGAGGCCGAGCCGTTCCTCCTGGATGGCGAGGAGCGGCTCCTCCTGACGCACAACAGGGACGCGGTCAACTCCATGATCTCCCTCGTGGACCCCGGGGAGCTCGCCAAACCGGTCGCCGAACAGCACTGGACTACCGTCGTCGGGCATTCCGACGAGGTCCGCGTCAACGGCGCCGGCGTCACCGCAACGCATGTCTTCGTCTCCGTGCGGAAGGACACCATCGAACGGGTGCAGGTCCTTGCCCTCGCGGGCCTCGGCACGCCGGCGCAGGCCGCTCCGGTGGAGCCGGCCTTCGAGGAGGAGCTCTACACGGCCGAGGTCGCGGGCTCGGACTACGACGCCCCTGTCATCCGGATGGGCTACACCTCCTACTTCACCCCGACCCGCGTGTACGACTTCGTGCTGCCGACCGCGGGGAAACCCGACGGCGAATTGCTCCTGCGCAAGGAAAGCCCTGTACTCGGGGGCTACACGCCCGGCGACTACGTGGCCTCACGGGAGTGGGCCGTGGCCGCGGACGGCACCCGGATCCCCCTCTCGGTACTCCGCCACGCCTCGGTCAAGCAGGACTCGACGGCGGCCGGCCTCGTGTACGGCTACGGCTCCTACGAGCTGAGCATGGACCCGGGCTTCGCGATCCCCCGGCTCTCGCTGCTGGACCGCGGCGTGGTGTTCGTGATCGCCCATGTCCGTGGCGGCGGCGAGCTCGGCCGGCACTGGTACGAGAACGGCAAAAAGCTGCACAAGAAAAACACCTTCACCGACTTCATCGCGGCCACCGACTGGCTGGCCCGGTCCGGCTGGGTGGATCCTGCGCGGGTGGCCGCCATGGGCGGTTCCGCCGGAGGCCTGCTGATGGGCGCTGTTGCCAACCTTGCCCCGGAAAAGTACGCGGCGATTGTCGCTGCCGTGCCGTTCGTGGACGCCCTGACCACCATTTTGGATCCGGAGCTGCCGCTGTCCGCCCTGGAATGGGAGGAATGGGGCAACCCGATCACGGACGCGGACGTGTACGCCTACATGAAGTCGTACACGCCGTACGAGAACGTCCGCCGCGCGCCCTACCCCAAAATCGCTGCCGTCACGAGCTTCAATGACACCCGCGTGCTGTACGTCGAACCCGCCAAGTGGGTGCAGCGGCTGCGCGAGGAGACAACCGGCAGCGAACCCGTCGTGATGAAGATCGAGATGGATGGCGGCCACGGCGGGGCGTCGGGCCGCTACGTGCATTGGCGTGAACGGGCCTGGGACTACGCCTTCGTCGCCGATTCCCTCGGGGCCAGCGAGCTGCTGCCGGGAGCCGGACCGAAATAG
- a CDS encoding LCP family protein yields the protein MAIAALLILAVAGGAYLLGRPRTEAPAPAATASPAAAAPEVSPVPTPAPTPTPTPTPEPPPAALNLLLVGSDSRVNARADAASGAASDQRADVLVFIHLPADRQNVYGISILRDLWVDIPGHGAAKINAALQLGGLPLQTQTVAALFGQPIDHTVMADFEGFAALTDALGGIDVDVQFPFTSTVDTPYYFPAGVNRLNGAQALSFVRERHAFLDGDYQRVRNQQTFLKAALAKLANEGGLADRDTVKRLVRTVLPHITLDAGFGLEAVESLAYSLRSTPPGHGVFFTLPTAGSGTSRDGQSIILQDPAATAAVSAALAGGTLAQYVAANNLQNGN from the coding sequence ATGGCGATTGCCGCCCTGCTGATCCTCGCCGTCGCGGGCGGGGCGTATCTCCTGGGCCGGCCGCGGACAGAGGCGCCCGCCCCCGCGGCGACCGCCAGTCCCGCAGCTGCGGCGCCGGAGGTTTCACCGGTGCCCACGCCCGCGCCCACCCCCACCCCCACACCGACGCCGGAACCGCCGCCGGCCGCCCTGAACCTGCTGCTCGTTGGCAGCGACAGCCGGGTGAATGCGCGCGCGGATGCGGCCTCCGGCGCCGCCTCCGACCAGCGCGCCGATGTCCTGGTGTTCATCCACCTCCCGGCTGACCGGCAGAACGTCTACGGCATTTCGATTCTGCGGGACCTGTGGGTGGATATTCCCGGGCATGGAGCCGCGAAAATCAACGCTGCCCTCCAACTGGGCGGCCTGCCGCTGCAGACGCAGACGGTGGCAGCCTTGTTTGGCCAGCCCATCGACCACACAGTGATGGCCGACTTTGAGGGGTTTGCCGCCCTGACGGATGCCCTCGGCGGCATCGACGTCGATGTGCAGTTCCCCTTCACGTCCACCGTAGACACGCCGTATTATTTTCCGGCGGGCGTAAACAGGCTTAACGGCGCCCAGGCGCTGTCCTTTGTGCGGGAACGCCACGCCTTCCTCGACGGCGACTACCAGCGCGTCCGCAACCAGCAGACCTTCCTCAAAGCCGCACTGGCGAAGCTGGCAAACGAAGGCGGTCTCGCGGACCGGGACACCGTCAAGAGACTCGTCCGGACCGTCCTGCCCCACATCACCCTCGACGCCGGCTTCGGCCTTGAGGCGGTGGAAAGCCTCGCCTACAGCCTCCGCAGCACGCCTCCCGGACACGGCGTGTTCTTCACGCTTCCGACGGCGGGCAGCGGAACCAGCCGGGACGGCCAGTCGATCATCCTGCAGGATCCTGCGGCGACCGCTGCGGTCTCCGCAGCGCTTGCAGGGGGGACGCTGGCCCAGTACGTCGCCGCCAACAACCTGCAGAACGGCAACTGA
- a CDS encoding low molecular weight phosphatase family protein encodes MESPSIVRILTVCTGNICRSPVAERALQAGLDAVRAGTFQVQSAGTYAMTGSPIHLPCARIIETYGGRSGGFAARQLTPGMLRGTDLILTMTSTHRSEVVRMDPSVLKRAFTIREFARMLTVLEERDSRPAPETDLVGWWRTLPARAAGVRHLALASDAADNDVADPYGLAPEAYQRMEDELAPAVLAIVRFAHRTAPAEV; translated from the coding sequence GTGGAAAGTCCCTCGATTGTCCGGATCCTCACGGTCTGCACCGGCAACATCTGTCGCTCCCCAGTAGCGGAGCGCGCGCTTCAGGCCGGCCTCGACGCGGTCAGGGCCGGCACCTTCCAGGTTCAGAGTGCGGGAACGTACGCGATGACTGGCTCCCCGATCCACCTACCTTGTGCCCGAATCATTGAAACCTACGGCGGGAGGAGCGGCGGCTTTGCGGCACGCCAGCTGACGCCGGGGATGCTGCGCGGCACTGACCTCATCCTCACCATGACGTCGACCCATCGCAGCGAGGTGGTCCGGATGGATCCGTCGGTGCTGAAGCGCGCCTTCACCATCCGCGAGTTCGCCCGCATGTTGACCGTACTGGAGGAGCGCGACTCCCGACCTGCTCCGGAGACCGATCTGGTCGGTTGGTGGAGGACGCTTCCCGCCCGGGCCGCAGGTGTGCGGCACCTCGCCCTGGCAAGCGATGCCGCGGACAATGACGTTGCAGACCCCTACGGGCTGGCTCCGGAGGCCTATCAGCGGATGGAGGACGAACTGGCCCCGGCTGTGCTCGCCATCGTCCGGTTCGCCCACCGGACCGCGCCGGCGGAGGTGTGA